Proteins from a single region of Maridesulfovibrio ferrireducens:
- the dsrM gene encoding sulfate reduction electron transfer complex DsrMKJOP subunit DsrM, translating into MNALYSLVLVFALVLLALFGVETAHMAKLFGIGLPLVAVAVFLVGFAYRMIKWAKSPVPFCIPTTGGQQKSLDFIHHNKFDNPVTPCQTFIRMFLEVCCFRSLFRNTKVALKDGKVTYASAKWLWLFSLLFHYSFLLIVIRHMRLFFEPIPACIGWVEMLDGIMQIGTPRMYMSDLLIIVGVAFLLARRLWDAKLRYISLVTDYFPLLLIIAIGLSGIYMRFIAKVDVMAIKQLTMGLVTFNPVIPANVDVSFYVHLLLVCTLLIYFPFSKLMHAGGIFLSPTRNMPNNSRIKHHENPWNDPNIKPHSYEAYEDDFREPMIEAGLPVDKEA; encoded by the coding sequence ATGAACGCTTTGTACTCACTCGTTTTAGTTTTTGCCCTAGTGCTGCTGGCTCTTTTCGGAGTAGAAACAGCGCATATGGCAAAACTCTTCGGCATCGGCTTACCTTTGGTAGCTGTTGCCGTATTTCTGGTAGGTTTTGCTTACCGGATGATTAAATGGGCGAAAAGCCCTGTTCCTTTTTGTATTCCGACCACGGGCGGACAGCAGAAGTCTTTGGACTTCATCCATCACAACAAGTTCGACAACCCCGTGACTCCGTGTCAAACTTTTATCCGTATGTTTCTTGAGGTCTGCTGTTTCCGTTCTTTGTTCCGGAACACAAAAGTGGCTCTCAAAGACGGCAAAGTGACATATGCTTCCGCCAAATGGCTGTGGCTGTTTTCACTTCTGTTTCACTACTCATTCCTGCTTATTGTAATCAGGCACATGAGACTTTTCTTTGAACCGATTCCCGCCTGTATCGGCTGGGTTGAAATGCTTGACGGGATCATGCAGATCGGAACACCCAGAATGTACATGAGTGATCTTTTGATCATTGTCGGTGTGGCTTTCTTGCTCGCACGCAGACTTTGGGACGCTAAACTCCGTTACATTTCTCTGGTTACTGACTATTTCCCACTATTGCTCATTATTGCCATCGGGCTTTCCGGTATCTACATGCGCTTTATCGCAAAAGTAGATGTTATGGCTATTAAACAGCTGACTATGGGACTTGTAACCTTCAACCCAGTAATTCCCGCAAATGTGGATGTATCTTTCTATGTACACCTATTATTAGTCTGTACACTGCTCATTTACTTCCCATTCAGCAAGCTTATGCATGCAGGCGGTATCTTCCTTTCTCCTACAAGGAATATGCCTAACAACTCCCGCATTAAGCATCACGAGAACCCTTGGAATGATCCGAACATCAAGCCACATAGCTATGAGGCTTATGAAGACGACTTCAGGGAACCTATGATTGAAGCGGGTCTCCCTGTGGACAAAGAGGCATAA
- a CDS encoding RsbRD N-terminal domain-containing protein, protein MNLEERLLEKRNVLTKKWFDLVLSSYPETTQKIWKSNSDQFTNPVGITTQRVTRELFDLIIEWKDVDAIAKSLEDLIKIRAVQEFAPSRALSFVFLFKKLLRDEFMQDLKKEGRLDELLAFETRVDNLGLIAFDIYTKNRDLITQMRIGEVKRSHHMLLRRVNEIEDASAKGAGQV, encoded by the coding sequence ATGAACCTTGAAGAAAGATTGTTAGAAAAAAGAAATGTTCTGACTAAAAAATGGTTTGATTTGGTCCTGTCTTCCTATCCTGAAACAACTCAGAAGATATGGAAGAGCAACAGCGATCAGTTCACAAATCCTGTCGGAATTACTACTCAAAGGGTCACGAGAGAACTTTTTGACCTTATTATTGAGTGGAAAGATGTAGACGCAATTGCAAAATCCCTGGAAGACCTGATTAAAATAAGGGCTGTTCAGGAATTTGCACCATCAAGAGCTTTAAGTTTTGTTTTTCTTTTTAAGAAACTGCTGAGAGATGAGTTTATGCAGGATCTTAAAAAGGAAGGTAGACTTGACGAGTTGCTCGCGTTTGAGACCAGGGTTGATAACCTGGGTCTGATCGCGTTCGACATCTATACCAAGAATAGGGATTTGATCACGCAAATGAGAATTGGTGAAGTGAAACGCTCTCACCACATGCTCTTAAGGCGGGTCAACGAAATCGAGGATGCTTCGGCCAAAGGGGCCGGACAGGTGTAG
- the sfsA gene encoding DNA/RNA nuclease SfsA, with amino-acid sequence MSESLIIYPEGCRKAVFIKRYKRFTVEALLDGEVISIHTNNTGSMLGLLREGQEIFISPALNPARKLKWTLEMVNLSGSWVGVNTSVPNKMIQRAFEVAVLPELKGYTAIKREAVVGKSRIDAKFTDESGRLPDLWVECKNVTLVEDDVACFPDAPTERGQKHLVELMALAAEGYRVAMFFFVQRNDGKCFGPADFIDPKYAKLFEQALAAGVECWPYQAELSEKGISIGEKMKF; translated from the coding sequence ATGTCTGAATCATTGATTATTTATCCGGAAGGCTGCCGGAAAGCTGTTTTTATAAAAAGATATAAAAGATTTACCGTCGAAGCTTTACTTGATGGTGAGGTTATATCTATCCATACTAACAATACAGGCTCTATGCTTGGCTTGCTGCGGGAAGGGCAGGAGATATTTATTTCTCCGGCATTGAATCCGGCTCGCAAACTTAAATGGACTCTCGAGATGGTTAATCTGTCAGGTTCGTGGGTTGGCGTGAATACCTCTGTTCCGAACAAAATGATACAGAGAGCTTTTGAGGTTGCGGTTTTGCCTGAATTGAAAGGGTACACCGCAATAAAGCGTGAGGCTGTAGTCGGCAAAAGCCGTATTGATGCAAAATTTACCGATGAGTCGGGACGTCTGCCGGATTTATGGGTTGAATGTAAAAATGTCACTCTTGTAGAAGATGATGTGGCCTGCTTTCCTGATGCACCCACTGAACGGGGGCAGAAACACCTTGTTGAATTGATGGCTCTTGCCGCTGAAGGGTATAGGGTCGCGATGTTCTTTTTTGTTCAGCGTAATGATGGAAAATGTTTCGGTCCTGCTGATTTTATAGACCCCAAATATGCAAAATTATTTGAGCAGGCTCTTGCGGCGGGAGTTGAATGCTGGCCGTATCAGGCAGAACTCAGTGAAAAAGGAATTTCAATCGGTGAGAAAATGAAGTTTTAA
- a CDS encoding catalase has translation MKKKKITTAFGKPVGDDLNSQTAGEKGPVLVQDMHLIEKLAHFDRERIPERVVHAKGAGAYGYFEVTADVTKYTKAAFLSEVGKKTDLFVRFSTVGGEKGSADAERDPRGFAIKFYTEEGNYDMVGNNTPVFFIRDPMKFPDFIHTQKRNPATNLKDPDMFWDFLSLTPESIHQVTILFSDRGTPITFRHMNGYSSHTYKWYNEKGEYVWVQYHFKTDQGSKTMTAAEAGAMCAKDPDHATRDLHESIKNGDFPSWTLEMQILTPRQAKDFKWDIFDITKVWPHSEVPPITIGKMVLNRNPENYFAEVEQAAFTPGNLVPGIGASPDKMLQGRMFSYHDTHLHRLGTNYHLIPVNMPKNAPELNYQRDGAMRVDDGGGGGPNYWPNSFEGAEPDETALEPPLPIEGNAAQHSYKLVDDDFVQAGNLYRNVMSEQDRVNLTRNIIGHLTGAQKRIQLRQAAIFYKTDKDYGTRIAKGLELDLAKVEKLANMNQADRVKATAS, from the coding sequence ATGAAAAAAAAGAAAATTACGACAGCCTTCGGGAAGCCTGTGGGTGACGACCTAAACTCACAAACAGCCGGAGAAAAAGGCCCGGTCTTAGTTCAGGATATGCACCTTATAGAGAAACTGGCCCACTTCGACCGCGAACGCATCCCTGAACGCGTAGTTCATGCCAAAGGAGCCGGAGCATACGGCTATTTTGAAGTAACTGCTGATGTTACCAAATACACAAAAGCAGCCTTCCTCTCTGAAGTTGGCAAAAAAACTGATCTATTTGTGCGCTTTTCAACAGTCGGAGGAGAAAAAGGCTCTGCTGATGCTGAGCGTGATCCGCGTGGTTTCGCCATCAAGTTTTACACCGAAGAAGGCAACTACGATATGGTCGGCAATAATACCCCGGTCTTCTTTATTCGCGACCCAATGAAATTTCCTGATTTCATACATACCCAAAAACGTAATCCTGCAACCAATTTAAAAGATCCCGACATGTTCTGGGATTTCTTATCCCTCACACCTGAATCAATTCATCAGGTAACTATTCTTTTCTCGGACAGAGGAACCCCTATAACTTTCCGCCATATGAATGGTTACTCGAGCCACACCTACAAATGGTACAATGAAAAAGGTGAATACGTCTGGGTCCAATATCACTTTAAAACAGATCAAGGCTCAAAAACCATGACTGCGGCCGAAGCCGGTGCGATGTGTGCCAAAGATCCGGATCATGCCACCCGGGATCTGCATGAATCTATTAAAAACGGAGACTTCCCGTCATGGACGCTGGAAATGCAGATACTGACTCCCCGGCAAGCCAAAGATTTCAAATGGGATATCTTCGATATTACCAAAGTATGGCCTCACTCCGAAGTACCACCCATCACTATAGGGAAGATGGTCTTGAATCGAAATCCGGAAAATTATTTTGCCGAAGTAGAACAAGCAGCCTTCACCCCCGGCAATCTTGTACCCGGCATCGGAGCCTCACCTGACAAGATGCTCCAAGGACGCATGTTTTCGTACCACGACACCCATCTCCACAGACTTGGAACAAATTACCACCTAATCCCTGTAAATATGCCAAAAAACGCTCCTGAGCTTAATTACCAGCGCGACGGAGCTATGCGTGTAGACGATGGCGGAGGCGGTGGACCTAACTACTGGCCGAACAGCTTCGAAGGAGCTGAACCGGATGAAACGGCTCTTGAACCTCCACTGCCGATCGAAGGCAATGCAGCGCAACATAGTTATAAACTTGTAGACGATGACTTTGTTCAGGCCGGCAATCTGTATCGCAATGTTATGAGTGAACAGGACCGGGTAAATCTGACGAGAAATATTATCGGACATTTGACCGGAGCACAGAAACGCATCCAGCTCAGACAAGCTGCAATCTTCTATAAAACAGATAAAGACTATGGCACCCGCATCGCAAAAGGGCTTGAGCTTGATCTTGCTAAAGTTGAAAAGCTGGCAAATATGAATCAGGCCGACAGAGTAAAGGCTACAGCTTCTTAA
- a CDS encoding acyl-CoA thioesterase: MKEKKVSESRAYTTYRVLPQDTNPAGNLHGGVLLKQLDLIAATCAMRHARKPVVTASIDRMNFLRPAYVGELINLHANVNMVGKTSMEIGVRVEAENLLTGELRHTNSAYLTFVAIGEDGKPSLVPQLTLETGVDHRRNKEAVERRAVRKQELMRERNPSTD; the protein is encoded by the coding sequence ATGAAAGAAAAAAAAGTCAGTGAAAGCAGAGCATACACAACCTACAGAGTGCTCCCGCAGGATACAAATCCAGCTGGCAACCTTCATGGCGGGGTTCTTCTGAAACAGCTGGATCTCATTGCTGCCACCTGCGCCATGCGTCATGCACGTAAACCTGTGGTCACAGCCTCTATTGACAGGATGAACTTCCTGAGACCCGCATATGTCGGCGAGCTTATCAACCTTCATGCGAACGTGAATATGGTAGGTAAAACTTCAATGGAAATCGGAGTGCGGGTCGAAGCTGAAAATCTTCTTACAGGAGAACTGCGGCATACAAATTCAGCGTATCTGACATTTGTTGCCATAGGCGAAGACGGAAAACCTTCCCTTGTACCTCAACTTACCCTTGAGACAGGCGTGGATCATAGAAGAAACAAAGAAGCAGTTGAACGGCGAGCTGTACGTAAGCAGGAACTGATGCGCGAACGTAACCCCTCAACTGATTAA